The Halichoerus grypus chromosome 14, mHalGry1.hap1.1, whole genome shotgun sequence genome contains a region encoding:
- the GBGT1 gene encoding globoside alpha-1,3-N-acetylgalactosaminyltransferase 1 isoform X2, protein MHCRRLVLGLGFCLLLGIALCFLWMYVENWLPFSYVPYYLPCPEMFNMKLQYKGEKPFQPVPWSLYPQPKLLEQRYTQFIQHFLESAERFFMQGYRVRYYVFTNDPAAVPRVPLGPGRSLSTIPIQKHSRWEEISTRRMETISRHIAETAHREVDYLFCLDVDMVFRNPWGPETLGDLVAAIHPGYYALPRQQFPYERRRVSTAFVADGEGDFYYGGAVFGGRVARVYEFTRGCHMAILADKANGVMATWQEESHLNRRFLSHKPSKVLSPEYLWDDRKPQPPSLKLIRFSTLDKATGWLRS, encoded by the exons ATGCACTGCCGCAGACTGGTCCTGGGCCTAGGATTCTGCCTGCTGTTGGGCATTGCCCTCTGCTTTCTGTG GATGTATGTGGAGAACTGGCTGCCCTTCTCCTATGTCCCGTATTACCTCCCCTGCCCAGAGATGTT CAACATGAAACTGCAGTATAAGGGGGAGAAGCCGTTCCAGCCGGTGCCATG GTCACTCTACCCTCAGCCCAAGCTGCTGGAGCAGAG GTACACCCAGTTCATCCAGCACTTCCTGGAGTCGGCCGAGCGGTTCTTCATGCAGGGTTATCGGGTGCGGTACTATGTCTTCACTAATGACCCTGCGGCCGTTCCTCGGGTCCCGCTGGGCCCCGGCCGCAGCCTCAGCACCATCCCCATCCAGAAGCACTCCCGCTGGGAGGAGATCTCCACGCGCCGGATGGAGACCATCAGCCGGCACATCGCCGAGACTGCGCACCGGGAGGTGGATTACCTCTTCTGCCTCGATGTGGACATGGTGTTCCGGAACCCGTGGGGCCCCGAGACCTTGGGGGACCTGGTGGCTGCCATTCACCCAGGCTACTACGCTCTACCCCGCCAGCAGTTCCCCTATGAGCGCAGGCGTGTTTCCACCGCCTTCGTGGCAGACGGCGAGGGGGACTTCTATTATGGTGGGGCCGTCTTTGGGGGGCGGGTGGCCAGGGTGTACGAGTTTACCAGGGGCTGCCACATGGCCATCCTGGCGGACAAGGCCAATGGCGTCATGGCAACCTGGCAGGAGGAGAGCCACCTGAACCGTCGCTTCCTCTCGCACAAGCCCTCCAAAGTGCTGTCCCCTGAGTACCTCTGGGATGACAGGAAGCCCCAGCCGCCCAGCCTGAAGCTGATCCGCTTTTCAACGCTGGACAAGGCCACTGGCTGGCTGAGGAGCTGA
- the GBGT1 gene encoding globoside alpha-1,3-N-acetylgalactosaminyltransferase 1 isoform X1: protein MHCRRLVLGLGFCLLLGIALCFLWMYVENWLPFSYVPYYLPCPEMFNMKLQYKGEKPFQPVPWSLYPQPKLLEQRPTELLTLTPWLAPIVSEGTFNPELLQHIYQPLNLTIGVTVFAVGKYTQFIQHFLESAERFFMQGYRVRYYVFTNDPAAVPRVPLGPGRSLSTIPIQKHSRWEEISTRRMETISRHIAETAHREVDYLFCLDVDMVFRNPWGPETLGDLVAAIHPGYYALPRQQFPYERRRVSTAFVADGEGDFYYGGAVFGGRVARVYEFTRGCHMAILADKANGVMATWQEESHLNRRFLSHKPSKVLSPEYLWDDRKPQPPSLKLIRFSTLDKATGWLRS from the exons ATGCACTGCCGCAGACTGGTCCTGGGCCTAGGATTCTGCCTGCTGTTGGGCATTGCCCTCTGCTTTCTGTG GATGTATGTGGAGAACTGGCTGCCCTTCTCCTATGTCCCGTATTACCTCCCCTGCCCAGAGATGTT CAACATGAAACTGCAGTATAAGGGGGAGAAGCCGTTCCAGCCGGTGCCATG GTCACTCTACCCTCAGCCCAAGCTGCTGGAGCAGAG GCCTACTGAGCTGCTGACGCTTACACCCTGGTTGGCGCCCATCGTCTCCGAGGGAACCTTCAACCCTGAGCTTCTGCAGCACATCTACCAGCCGCTGAACCTGACCATCGGGGTTACGGTGTTTGCCGTGGGGAA GTACACCCAGTTCATCCAGCACTTCCTGGAGTCGGCCGAGCGGTTCTTCATGCAGGGTTATCGGGTGCGGTACTATGTCTTCACTAATGACCCTGCGGCCGTTCCTCGGGTCCCGCTGGGCCCCGGCCGCAGCCTCAGCACCATCCCCATCCAGAAGCACTCCCGCTGGGAGGAGATCTCCACGCGCCGGATGGAGACCATCAGCCGGCACATCGCCGAGACTGCGCACCGGGAGGTGGATTACCTCTTCTGCCTCGATGTGGACATGGTGTTCCGGAACCCGTGGGGCCCCGAGACCTTGGGGGACCTGGTGGCTGCCATTCACCCAGGCTACTACGCTCTACCCCGCCAGCAGTTCCCCTATGAGCGCAGGCGTGTTTCCACCGCCTTCGTGGCAGACGGCGAGGGGGACTTCTATTATGGTGGGGCCGTCTTTGGGGGGCGGGTGGCCAGGGTGTACGAGTTTACCAGGGGCTGCCACATGGCCATCCTGGCGGACAAGGCCAATGGCGTCATGGCAACCTGGCAGGAGGAGAGCCACCTGAACCGTCGCTTCCTCTCGCACAAGCCCTCCAAAGTGCTGTCCCCTGAGTACCTCTGGGATGACAGGAAGCCCCAGCCGCCCAGCCTGAAGCTGATCCGCTTTTCAACGCTGGACAAGGCCACTGGCTGGCTGAGGAGCTGA